In one window of Methanolobus mangrovi DNA:
- a CDS encoding preprotein translocase subunit SecD, which translates to MRDDEQPQSIYKDLRVIVFILAILASVYFIHPGYTSGEGFTTNLNYGLDLEGGSWLQLKLQGAVAELDADSGLLVKEIVNINLGESIDIQSVDEGTDETTITFTSDSVLTNNQMEQLGVGQTTISRNANVTEVILHSSKVTLIKTYLEDSLKAEVLPTLVSDGVEYEIRTAISQEELEELMAVVGGSIVTDINGDVNYKEGVTTETRDMTKEILSDKLNSLGLKDIPVKTVGDDYILIDFAGIDLATAKNIAEKPGKFEIRIVTQGNESKHVLYGDEIATVSIVGFHEEGGQWYVPFTLTETGALALQEIAIETGATTDPMSHNLVMYLDDNEVYSAPLSDSAAARLEEVPIYAWQASTGPDDESKAQAEQLQIHLRAGALPVNVELMGSGHVDATLGQQFKGQATVAGLLALLAVAFVVYRKYNKPAILVPMVATSISEVIMILGFAAAIGWQLDLASIAGIIAAIGTGIDHLVIITDEVLYEGKLPPRKVYLSRITKAFGIIFAAAATTIIAMSPLVIMGFGSLKGFAITTIVGVLIGILIARPVYGKVIHEVLQTSPTSAE; encoded by the coding sequence ATGAGAGATGATGAACAGCCACAAAGCATATATAAAGACCTTAGAGTCATTGTTTTCATTCTGGCAATACTTGCCTCCGTATACTTCATACACCCAGGATATACTTCCGGAGAAGGTTTCACAACTAACCTCAACTACGGACTTGACCTGGAAGGCGGCTCCTGGCTCCAGTTAAAACTTCAGGGCGCTGTTGCAGAGCTTGATGCTGACAGCGGTCTTTTAGTAAAGGAAATAGTCAACATCAACCTTGGAGAAAGCATAGATATACAATCGGTTGATGAAGGCACTGATGAAACTACAATAACTTTCACTTCAGATTCAGTACTTACAAATAATCAGATGGAACAGCTTGGCGTAGGCCAGACTACCATCTCACGAAACGCCAATGTGACTGAGGTCATACTTCATTCTTCAAAAGTGACCCTGATAAAAACATACCTGGAAGATTCACTCAAAGCAGAAGTCCTGCCCACACTTGTTTCAGATGGTGTTGAGTATGAGATAAGGACTGCCATTTCACAGGAAGAACTTGAAGAACTCATGGCAGTTGTCGGCGGCTCAATTGTAACTGACATCAACGGAGATGTAAATTACAAAGAAGGGGTCACAACAGAAACAAGGGACATGACTAAGGAAATACTGAGTGATAAGCTCAATTCCCTTGGACTTAAGGACATACCGGTAAAAACGGTGGGTGATGATTATATACTCATTGACTTTGCAGGAATTGACCTTGCAACTGCCAAGAACATCGCTGAAAAGCCAGGCAAATTCGAAATCAGGATTGTGACCCAGGGCAACGAGTCAAAGCATGTCCTCTATGGAGATGAAATAGCAACTGTCAGTATTGTGGGATTCCATGAAGAGGGCGGCCAGTGGTACGTACCATTCACATTGACAGAGACAGGTGCCCTTGCACTTCAGGAGATTGCCATTGAGACTGGTGCAACTACTGATCCGATGTCACACAATCTGGTGATGTATCTTGATGATAACGAAGTTTACAGTGCACCTTTGAGTGATTCAGCCGCAGCCCGGCTAGAAGAAGTACCAATATACGCATGGCAGGCATCTACCGGACCTGATGATGAAAGCAAGGCACAGGCTGAGCAATTGCAGATACACCTGCGTGCAGGTGCATTGCCTGTAAACGTGGAACTTATGGGTTCAGGACATGTAGATGCAACCCTTGGCCAGCAGTTCAAAGGACAGGCCACTGTTGCAGGTCTTCTGGCACTGTTAGCTGTTGCCTTTGTGGTTTACAGGAAATATAACAAACCAGCCATACTTGTACCAATGGTGGCCACTTCCATAAGTGAAGTGATAATGATACTCGGTTTTGCAGCCGCAATCGGATGGCAACTTGACCTTGCAAGTATCGCAGGTATTATTGCAGCCATAGGAACAGGTATCGACCACCTTGTCATCATCACCGATGAAGTACTGTACGAAGGAAAGCTGCCCCCAAGGAAGGTTTACCTTTCAAGGATAACAAAAGCATTCGGAATAATATTCGCAGCAGCTGCAACAACTATTATTGCAATGTCACCACTTGTAATCATGGGATTCGGTTCCCTGAAAGGATTTGCAATAACAACGATTGTTGGTGTCCTTATAGGAATACTGATCGCAAGACCAGTATATGGCAAAGTGATACATGAAGTACTGCAGACAAGCCCAACAAGCGCAGAATAA
- a CDS encoding DUF1699 family protein, whose amino-acid sequence MKIRVVSSKEEINTLGPNEEIIHLAFRPSNTDIFSLIMKCPNVKALHIPSSYKRTISNSAKMYLEMQGIELLEGDVWGHRKDINEYSEVSQSVYDRIAQYKQEGLSEEEVEDKMIRETRLSPDFVKFLVKQ is encoded by the coding sequence ATGAAAATAAGAGTAGTAAGTTCAAAAGAAGAGATCAATACCCTTGGCCCAAATGAAGAAATCATACACCTTGCATTCAGACCTTCAAACACAGATATTTTCTCCCTGATCATGAAGTGCCCTAATGTAAAAGCACTCCATATACCAAGCTCTTACAAGAGAACCATCTCTAACTCTGCAAAAATGTACCTTGAAATGCAGGGAATTGAACTCCTCGAAGGAGACGTATGGGGACACAGGAAAGACATCAACGAATACTCAGAAGTATCACAGAGTGTTTACGACCGCATTGCACAGTACAAGCAGGAAGGACTTTCTGAAGAAGAAGTTGAAGACAAGATGATCAGAGAGACAAGACTTAGTCCTGATTTTGTCAAGTTCCTTGTCAAACAGTAA
- a CDS encoding protein translocase subunit SecF: MEVGLTERLDSFVRKHNDRQLAAIPLTIFVISLLILALTFASSGSPVKLGMEFKGGTMVSVATEESIQSIGQKYSDYPITDVRQAGSRVIMQFGPMSSELQQELVSDIIDSYDNVEINQIGPVYGEALQQQAVKAVIISFIGMAIVVFLIFRTFVPSIAVVLSALSDIIIAAAFMNIVGIELSLGTVAALLMLIGYSVDSDILLTTRVLKRRGTPQENITNAMHTGVTMTTTTLAALVVMYLVSTYSYLLSSSLSQITLLSDISIVLIFGLAADMMNTWMLNTSILRWHVTSAGTRRRKA, translated from the coding sequence ATGGAAGTCGGTTTGACTGAACGTTTAGATTCTTTTGTAAGAAAACACAACGATCGTCAGCTTGCAGCAATACCGCTTACAATATTTGTAATATCATTATTGATACTTGCACTCACATTTGCAAGTAGCGGCTCACCTGTTAAGCTGGGTATGGAATTCAAAGGCGGAACAATGGTCTCTGTTGCGACAGAGGAAAGTATACAATCCATTGGGCAAAAATACTCAGATTACCCGATTACTGATGTCAGACAGGCCGGAAGCCGTGTGATAATGCAATTTGGACCAATGAGTAGCGAACTACAACAGGAACTTGTCAGTGATATAATAGATTCCTATGATAATGTTGAAATAAACCAGATCGGACCGGTATATGGAGAAGCACTTCAGCAACAGGCCGTTAAAGCAGTTATCATATCATTTATCGGAATGGCAATCGTGGTCTTTTTGATATTCAGGACATTCGTGCCATCAATCGCAGTGGTATTGTCAGCGTTATCTGACATTATTATCGCAGCAGCATTCATGAACATTGTCGGGATCGAGTTATCCCTGGGAACTGTGGCAGCACTGCTTATGCTCATCGGTTATTCTGTTGACAGTGACATACTACTCACTACAAGAGTCCTCAAAAGACGCGGGACACCACAGGAAAACATTACCAATGCAATGCATACCGGTGTGACCATGACCACTACAACCCTTGCGGCACTTGTGGTAATGTACCTCGTATCAACTTACTCATACTTACTAAGTTCATCACTTTCACAGATCACCCTCCTTTCAGACATATCCATTGTCCTGATATTTGGACTGGCCGCAGATATGATGAACACCTGGATGCTTAACACATCAATTCTCAGGTGGCATGTGACAAGTGCAGGCACAAGGAGGCGTAAAGCATGA
- a CDS encoding coenzyme F420-0:L-glutamate ligase, translated as MKMHVFTVENIPMIKKGDDIASIICERTSIEDNDVIVIASTIVAKAEGRMFRLEDIIAGDEAKQIADKHGLDARFVQAVLNRSREILVDHPIFLVETDNGHVCIKAGIDESNVDKGYMIDLPVDSDKSAKNIGEGIENWTGKKVSVIVTDTNGRAFKIGQTGIAIGVYRIHPIKNWKGQRDLFGNILAVTEEAIADEIAGAANLLMGEGDGGCPVVIVRGLELRSQDGSIKEMYRSDREDIIKKGLRCLGKVGD; from the coding sequence TTGAAAATGCATGTATTTACTGTGGAAAACATCCCCATGATCAAAAAAGGGGATGACATTGCGTCGATCATCTGTGAGAGAACAAGTATTGAAGACAATGATGTCATAGTCATAGCGTCTACCATCGTTGCAAAAGCTGAAGGAAGGATGTTCAGATTAGAAGATATCATTGCAGGAGATGAGGCAAAGCAGATCGCAGATAAGCATGGGCTTGATGCAAGGTTTGTGCAGGCAGTTCTTAACCGCAGCCGTGAGATACTGGTGGATCACCCCATATTCCTTGTAGAAACAGATAACGGACACGTCTGTATCAAAGCAGGAATAGATGAATCAAATGTCGATAAGGGCTACATGATCGATCTCCCGGTGGATTCGGACAAAAGTGCAAAAAACATTGGCGAAGGCATTGAAAACTGGACCGGAAAAAAAGTCAGTGTTATAGTGACCGATACCAATGGCAGGGCATTTAAGATAGGCCAAACCGGTATTGCCATTGGAGTGTACAGGATTCACCCAATAAAGAACTGGAAAGGACAAAGGGATCTCTTTGGCAACATACTGGCAGTTACGGAAGAAGCCATAGCCGATGAAATTGCAGGTGCTGCGAATCTGCTGATGGGAGAAGGAGACGGCGGATGTCCTGTAGTGATCGTGAGAGGACTGGAACTCAGATCGCAAGACGGTTCAATAAAAGAGATGTACCGAAGCGACCGTGAAGATATAATCAAAAAAGGACTTCGCTGTTTAGGCAAAGTCGGAGATTGA
- a CDS encoding MinD/ParA family ATP-binding protein, whose amino-acid sequence MTLTLAVHSSKGGTGKTSIAVNLAVAYASEGKNTCLIDLDLRGPSLSSMFKPGTHFWINDFLSGKCSLKDTLNDIKPEMETSGHLYVSFANPDIGVIRDLVSKDRNWQAGALKALMNGKKELAANSLDVIIFDTSPGVEYESINAVAASDMVVIVHNDTAACFNCTEQLIKGVYTLLDKKCAIIDNMYHGNCLDIIEKSRYGAPVLATIPCMCEIATRSNNEILVHSEPEHLFSKSIMAIRDKIEAMQ is encoded by the coding sequence ATGACCCTTACATTAGCAGTACACTCTTCCAAAGGTGGAACGGGAAAAACCAGCATTGCAGTAAACCTGGCAGTGGCTTATGCTTCAGAAGGAAAGAACACATGCCTGATAGACCTGGACCTTAGAGGACCGTCCCTTAGTTCTATGTTCAAACCGGGAACTCATTTCTGGATTAATGATTTTCTGTCAGGGAAATGTAGTCTGAAAGATACATTGAATGACATAAAGCCTGAAATGGAAACCAGTGGCCACCTATACGTGAGCTTTGCAAATCCGGACATCGGAGTGATAAGGGATCTTGTGAGCAAAGACCGAAACTGGCAGGCAGGAGCACTTAAGGCGCTGATGAATGGGAAAAAGGAACTTGCAGCAAATAGTCTGGATGTAATCATATTTGATACAAGTCCCGGCGTGGAATATGAGTCCATAAATGCTGTTGCAGCCTCAGACATGGTCGTCATTGTGCATAACGATACCGCAGCATGTTTTAATTGCACTGAGCAGCTAATAAAAGGCGTTTACACCCTTCTCGACAAGAAGTGTGCCATCATAGACAACATGTATCATGGTAATTGTCTTGACATTATAGAAAAAAGCAGATATGGAGCACCAGTCCTTGCGACCATACCATGTATGTGTGAAATTGCAACCCGAAGCAATAATGAGATACTTGTTCACTCAGAACCTGAGCACTTGTTCTCTAAAAGTATTATGGCAATTAGGGACAAAATTGAAGCAATGCAGTAA
- a CDS encoding deoxycytidylate deaminase, with amino-acid sequence MTERPSIDEYLLEIATVVSKRSTCLRNKVGAVIARDKRILSTGYNGAPRNMQHCLDIGCIRQQNNIASGTRHEKCRAVHAEQNAIIQAALHGVSTDGATLYCTHQPCILCAKMIINSNIKRVVYIQPYPDTDALDFFSESGVEVVNLSISDFA; translated from the coding sequence ATGACTGAAAGGCCAAGTATAGATGAGTATTTGCTTGAGATCGCTACTGTTGTATCTAAACGTTCCACCTGTCTTAGGAATAAAGTAGGTGCCGTGATCGCAAGGGATAAGCGTATACTGTCCACAGGCTACAATGGTGCTCCAAGGAACATGCAGCATTGTCTTGATATAGGTTGTATCAGGCAGCAGAACAACATTGCTTCCGGTACGCGCCACGAAAAATGCCGGGCAGTTCATGCTGAGCAGAATGCTATCATTCAGGCTGCTCTGCATGGGGTGAGCACTGATGGTGCAACGCTTTACTGCACACACCAGCCATGCATATTGTGTGCCAAGATGATCATCAATTCCAATATCAAAAGGGTTGTCTACATTCAACCTTATCCTGATACCGATGCTCTTGATTTCTTTTCGGAATCAGGTGTTGAAGTAGTTAATCTTTCAATCTCCGACTTTGCCTAA
- a CDS encoding AAA family ATPase gives MKDLWTVKYRPKSLDEIVGNEQSVDMVRKLAMSNNLPHFVFHGPENSGKSSTAFAIANELYGEDYERNLAYFNASDFFEQGKNYLVRDKRFRRIIGTDDPKKINKSVINIFKDIINEYAAMPPVDADFKIIFIDNAESLNSDSQHALRRIMEKYTASSRFILSTTQPSKLISPLRSRGLQLFFTHVSDDKITKFISRIVDAEGLTVNNDGIDALVYHARGNIAKALNTLQVASIQPGNDNIGPQQIYDATLGEQSENITNLFESIIAKNILEARKYIDALILEEGLSGQEILLQLHKVTVNYNETDDIISRWVTKIADTDFYLTEAANDRIQLEALVAGFCQ, from the coding sequence TTGAAGGATCTATGGACTGTAAAATACCGGCCGAAAAGCCTTGATGAGATCGTCGGCAATGAACAATCTGTAGACATGGTCAGGAAACTGGCCATGTCCAATAACCTTCCACATTTTGTATTCCACGGACCTGAGAACTCAGGCAAGTCAAGCACAGCCTTTGCAATTGCCAATGAATTGTACGGTGAGGACTACGAACGAAATCTGGCATACTTCAATGCATCTGATTTTTTTGAACAGGGAAAGAACTACCTTGTACGGGATAAACGATTCAGGCGCATCATAGGAACTGATGATCCTAAAAAGATCAATAAGAGTGTCATAAATATCTTCAAGGACATCATCAATGAATATGCAGCCATGCCACCCGTAGATGCTGATTTTAAAATAATATTCATTGATAATGCCGAATCGCTTAATTCCGATTCACAACATGCACTTAGAAGGATTATGGAAAAGTACACAGCATCTTCACGCTTTATACTTTCAACGACCCAGCCTTCCAAACTCATAAGCCCCCTTAGATCAAGGGGTTTGCAATTATTCTTCACACATGTATCCGACGATAAAATTACAAAGTTCATTTCCAGAATAGTTGATGCTGAAGGACTTACAGTAAATAATGACGGAATAGATGCGCTGGTGTATCATGCAAGAGGTAACATTGCCAAGGCATTGAATACACTTCAGGTCGCATCCATTCAACCCGGAAACGATAATATCGGACCGCAGCAAATATACGATGCAACATTGGGTGAGCAATCAGAGAATATAACAAATCTCTTTGAATCTATTATCGCAAAGAACATTCTTGAAGCCAGGAAATACATTGATGCCCTTATACTTGAAGAGGGGCTTTCCGGACAGGAAATATTGCTCCAGTTACACAAGGTTACAGTAAATTATAACGAAACGGATGACATCATTTCCAGGTGGGTCACTAAAATAGCAGATACTGATTTCTACCTGACCGAAGCTGCAAATGACAGGATACAACTGGAAGCACTTGTTGCCGGATTCTGTCAATAA
- a CDS encoding DUF128 domain-containing protein: MQRNNRIQFTSSKIEDLMFRTTFNPKTMEGDVIVNLSLINKQDFDDVLKIFSMAINSGLSVSPLLKILHEGDSIGDHKIRENEVGFATVCSITIDGLLLKAGVMVKPRFGGLVEIRDGDPMRFTNVLTYQSTTIDPLEVLMSQELTSVMSMLKTGSGKILANLREAPMVARDTIDSTLSDMVDAGINGILEVGEPNTRILDVPVERDHLGIVVIGGTNPMAIVQEHGIPIRTNAMSTLIDINKLSHINDIV, translated from the coding sequence TTGCAAAGGAATAACCGTATTCAGTTCACGTCATCGAAAATAGAGGATTTGATGTTCAGGACGACATTCAATCCTAAAACAATGGAGGGAGATGTAATCGTTAATCTTTCTCTTATAAATAAGCAGGATTTTGATGATGTTCTTAAGATATTCAGTATGGCTATCAACAGTGGGCTTTCAGTCAGTCCTCTGCTAAAGATCCTTCATGAAGGGGATTCAATTGGTGACCATAAGATCCGTGAAAATGAGGTTGGCTTTGCAACTGTATGCAGTATCACTATCGATGGCCTCCTTCTTAAGGCAGGCGTAATGGTAAAACCACGTTTTGGCGGTTTGGTCGAAATTCGCGATGGGGATCCAATGCGTTTCACTAATGTCCTGACCTACCAGAGTACTACGATAGACCCTCTTGAGGTTCTGATGTCTCAGGAACTCACATCCGTAATGAGCATGCTTAAAACAGGTTCCGGCAAGATACTTGCTAACCTGCGTGAAGCGCCAATGGTTGCCCGGGATACTATTGACAGTACACTTTCTGATATGGTCGATGCCGGAATAAACGGGATTCTTGAAGTGGGTGAGCCAAATACAAGAATACTGGATGTGCCTGTAGAGCGTGACCACCTTGGAATTGTTGTCATTGGCGGCACTAACCCTATGGCTATTGTGCAGGAACACGGCATTCCAATAAGGACCAATGCAATGTCAACACTTATTGATATCAATAAACTGTCGCACATCAACGATATCGTTTGA
- a CDS encoding helix-turn-helix domain-containing protein — protein sequence MDSELLEQVVNNLKEINSKLDRIIVQIECRDEQVCEKDRIIADSLDVITLLSLPDHLRTTATTLFEIGPATADEIANVTNKERAVESNYLNQLVRMNHVKKYRDGRKVYFRINDSLKKK from the coding sequence TTGGACTCAGAACTGCTTGAACAAGTCGTCAATAATTTAAAAGAAATAAATTCCAAACTTGATCGAATAATTGTACAGATCGAATGCAGGGATGAGCAGGTCTGTGAAAAAGATAGAATAATAGCAGACTCTCTTGATGTAATAACACTGCTTTCTCTGCCGGATCATTTGAGAACAACTGCAACAACGTTATTTGAGATAGGACCTGCCACAGCAGATGAAATAGCAAATGTTACAAATAAGGAAAGAGCAGTAGAAAGTAATTACCTAAACCAGCTTGTCAGGATGAATCACGTCAAAAAATATAGAGACGGAAGAAAGGTTTATTTCCGCATAAATGACAGCTTAAAGAAAAAGTAA
- a CDS encoding DHH family phosphoesterase has product MSETMAMMAKHARECAEEIKKYDEIQLVSHIDADGITSAAIISKALERAGIGSEMMFVKQLDEAIVEKIADMNPELTIFTDLGSGQLEHINNYGVHSIVSDHHRPQGESKLHLNPHLFGANGSYEISGSGTTFILASQLGNNRDLADLAIVGCVGDMQNRKHGKLVSLNRMILEANPDVINAKKDISLFGKQTRPVYKMIQYSSDPFIPGLTGNEDACVDFLARVGLQFSNDEKWRRWIDLSEEEKMKVTSSLLQYSMQNGMSSYNIGRLVSENYILRTEQEGTEMRDASEYSTLLNATGRYMKAEVGMQVCMGDRDDAYREAQDLLQNHRKNLVDGLNFVRDNGITELSNLQYFDAGSVIPETIVGIVAGMSHYSAGNRKLPIIAFADKDDGYKISARGTQELVNRGLNLAEALSIVCQELGGAGGGHDIAAGATVPFGKKEEFIQKLNSTIATQLMKI; this is encoded by the coding sequence ATGTCTGAAACCATGGCCATGATGGCAAAGCATGCCCGGGAATGCGCTGAAGAGATTAAAAAATACGATGAGATACAATTAGTATCACATATCGATGCAGATGGAATCACATCAGCTGCCATTATTTCAAAAGCCCTGGAAAGAGCAGGTATCGGCTCTGAGATGATGTTTGTAAAGCAACTTGACGAAGCTATCGTGGAGAAGATTGCAGATATGAATCCGGAACTCACGATATTCACCGACCTTGGAAGCGGGCAACTGGAACATATCAACAATTACGGAGTACATTCCATTGTTTCAGACCATCACCGACCGCAGGGAGAGTCCAAATTACACCTGAACCCTCATCTTTTCGGAGCAAACGGCTCTTACGAAATAAGCGGTTCAGGAACAACATTTATACTTGCATCCCAGCTAGGGAACAACCGTGACCTTGCAGACCTTGCAATCGTAGGATGTGTTGGCGACATGCAAAATCGTAAGCATGGGAAGCTTGTAAGCCTTAACAGGATGATACTCGAAGCAAATCCTGACGTAATAAATGCTAAAAAAGACATCTCGCTTTTTGGAAAACAGACACGTCCAGTATACAAGATGATACAGTATTCATCTGACCCTTTCATTCCAGGACTCACCGGCAATGAGGATGCATGCGTTGATTTTCTTGCAAGGGTCGGCCTTCAGTTCTCAAATGACGAGAAGTGGAGAAGATGGATAGACCTCTCTGAAGAAGAAAAAATGAAAGTTACATCATCCCTCCTGCAGTATTCCATGCAAAACGGCATGTCATCATACAACATAGGAAGACTGGTATCAGAGAATTATATACTCCGTACAGAACAGGAAGGTACTGAGATGAGGGATGCATCAGAGTATTCCACACTTCTCAATGCCACGGGCAGATACATGAAAGCTGAAGTTGGAATGCAGGTGTGCATGGGAGATCGTGACGATGCTTATAGAGAAGCACAGGACCTTCTGCAAAACCATCGCAAGAATCTTGTTGATGGACTGAACTTTGTCAGGGACAATGGCATCACCGAACTTTCAAACCTCCAGTATTTCGATGCAGGAAGTGTAATCCCCGAAACCATAGTAGGCATTGTTGCAGGAATGAGTCACTACTCCGCAGGCAACCGTAAACTACCCATCATAGCATTTGCAGACAAGGACGATGGTTACAAAATATCTGCAAGAGGAACACAGGAACTTGTCAACAGAGGACTTAACCTTGCAGAGGCCCTGAGCATCGTTTGCCAGGAACTCGGAGGAGCAGGCGGTGGCCACGATATTGCAGCAGGAGCAACAGTTCCATTCGGTAAAAAAGAAGAATTCATCCAGAAACTTAATTCAACTATCGCTACCCAGTTAATGAAAATATGA
- a CDS encoding tRNA uridine(34) 5-carboxymethylaminomethyl modification radical SAM/GNAT enzyme Elp3, giving the protein MTDNNFETACRNILDMVLDGRITNEKQLNEAKKKVAKSFHLSTIPKNADIIVSGNDEEQEQSRAILQRKPVRTISGVAVIAAMTSPAPCPHGICVPCPGGPNSEFQSPQSYMGREPSTMRAIQFEYDPYRIVTNRLTQLKQIGHEVKKAELIIMGGTFSARSIDYQEWYTKRCLEAMNDFYGDSWRQQANPIGKTLPYFTIEDVQKANETSEVRNTGITFETRPDWAKPTHIDKMLELGATKVEIGVQSTYDFILERMKRGHSVADSIEANRVLRDSALKVGFHMMPGLPGTDVEMDVRNFKRLFENPGFKPDYLKIYPTLVTEGTELSEMWKQGNYKAMGDEEATLLLSRIKSFIPKWVRLQRIQRDIPAPQILAGVRKSNIRQLAHEHLEQHGGKCRCIRCREVGHNMLKGNEPDIENIQLTVESYDCCGGKEHFIAFEDIKKDILIGFLRLRLPDRPHREELQNAALIRELHIFGSSVAVGKDAGENDWQHRGYGRELITHAEELASGSGYGKVAIISGIGVRQYYRKSGYELEKVYMTKNLQNN; this is encoded by the coding sequence ATGACTGACAATAACTTTGAAACGGCCTGTCGCAACATACTGGATATGGTACTCGATGGACGGATAACTAACGAAAAGCAACTGAATGAAGCAAAGAAAAAAGTTGCAAAATCATTCCATCTTTCAACCATACCGAAAAATGCAGACATTATTGTTTCAGGTAATGATGAAGAACAGGAACAGAGTCGTGCCATTCTACAGCGTAAACCAGTACGTACAATATCAGGAGTAGCGGTCATAGCTGCAATGACATCACCTGCACCATGCCCCCATGGAATATGTGTCCCATGTCCCGGAGGACCTAATTCGGAATTCCAGTCCCCTCAGAGCTATATGGGAAGGGAACCTTCCACCATGAGGGCAATACAGTTTGAGTACGACCCTTACAGGATAGTGACAAACCGACTGACCCAGCTGAAACAGATAGGTCATGAGGTTAAAAAAGCCGAACTTATCATCATGGGAGGTACTTTTTCTGCAAGGTCTATCGACTATCAGGAATGGTACACAAAACGCTGTCTTGAAGCCATGAATGATTTTTATGGCGATTCCTGGAGGCAGCAGGCAAACCCCATTGGAAAGACGCTACCCTATTTTACGATAGAAGATGTCCAGAAGGCAAATGAGACATCAGAAGTCAGGAATACAGGTATTACCTTTGAAACACGCCCTGATTGGGCAAAGCCTACTCACATTGACAAGATGCTTGAGCTGGGAGCTACGAAGGTTGAGATAGGCGTTCAAAGCACTTACGATTTTATTCTTGAAAGAATGAAACGAGGCCATAGTGTTGCAGACAGTATTGAGGCGAACAGAGTACTGAGGGATAGCGCCCTAAAAGTGGGATTCCATATGATGCCCGGACTTCCTGGAACTGATGTTGAAATGGATGTCAGGAATTTCAAAAGACTTTTTGAAAATCCGGGATTCAAACCCGATTATCTGAAAATTTATCCCACCCTTGTAACCGAAGGTACCGAGTTAAGTGAGATGTGGAAACAGGGGAATTACAAGGCCATGGGAGATGAGGAAGCAACATTACTCCTGTCCAGGATAAAGTCCTTTATCCCTAAATGGGTAAGATTACAGCGCATCCAGAGAGACATACCCGCACCCCAGATACTTGCAGGAGTAAGGAAAAGTAACATCCGCCAACTTGCACATGAACACCTGGAGCAACATGGAGGAAAATGTCGCTGCATAAGGTGTCGTGAAGTGGGACACAACATGTTAAAAGGAAATGAACCCGATATAGAGAACATACAGCTAACTGTTGAATCCTATGACTGTTGCGGGGGAAAGGAACATTTTATTGCCTTTGAAGATATTAAAAAGGACATATTGATAGGATTCCTCAGATTGAGGTTGCCTGACAGACCTCATCGTGAAGAATTACAAAATGCTGCACTCATCAGAGAACTCCATATATTCGGATCATCTGTGGCCGTGGGGAAGGATGCCGGAGAGAATGACTGGCAGCACAGAGGTTACGGCAGAGAACTGATCACACATGCCGAGGAACTTGCATCAGGTTCAGGATATGGGAAGGTTGCAATAATAAGTGGGATTGGTGTGCGCCAATATTATCGAAAGTCAGGTTATGAACTGGAAAAAGTTTATATGACGAAGAACCTGCAAAATAACTGA